The nucleotide sequence TCCTCCTCGCGGTCAGCCGCGCAGGCGGGACATGGAGGGGTCGAACAGGGGCTCCTCGGCGACGACCGCTTCGACGCGCTGGTCGAAGTAGCCGATGTGCAAGGTGGTGCCCGGGGTGGCGAGCGGAGCGGGGAGCCAGGCGTAGGCGATGCCCTTGCCGATCGTGTGGCCGTAGGCGGCGCTGGTGACGTAGCCGACCGCGCGGTCGCCGTCCAGGACCGGTTCCCTGCCCAGGACGACGGCCCGCGGGTCGTCGATGGTCAGGCAGGTCAGCCTGCGCCGTACGTCGGCGCCGCGGCGCTCCAGGGCCGCCTTGCCGACGAAGTCCTCCTTGCCGGCCTTGACGGCGAAGCCGACGCCCGCCTCGTACGGGTCGTGCTCGTAGGTCATGTCGGTGCCGAAGGAGCGGTAGCCCTTCTCCAGGCGCAGGCTGTTGAAGGCCCCGCGGCCGGCGACGATGCCGCCCAGGGGTTCGACCGCCCGCCAGAGCGTGTCCCAGAGTTTCTGGCCCTGGTCGGCGGTGGTGTAGAGCTCCCAGCCGAGTTCGCCGACGTAGGACAGGCGCATGGCGGTGACGGGCACCGGCCCGATGTGGGCGCGCTTGGCGCGGAAGTACTTCAGGCCGTCGTCGGAGAAGTCCTCGTCCGTCAGCGGCTGGAGGACCTTGCGGGCCAGCGGGCCCCACAGGCCGACGCAGCAGGTGCCGGGGGTGATGTCGCGGACCTGGACCGTGCCGTCGGCGGGGAGGTGCCGGGTGAACCAGTCGAGGTCCAGGTTGCCGTTGGCGCCGACCTGGAAGAGATCGCGGGCCAGGCGGGCGACGGTGATGTCGCTGCGGATGCCTCCGCCCTGGTCGAGGAGCAGGGTGTAGGTCACCGACCCGACGGACTTGGCGACCTTGCCGGTGACCAGCCGTTCGAGGAAGTCGGCGGCACCGGGGCCGGCCACCTCCAGGCGCTTGAGGGCCGTCATGTCGTACATCGCGACGGTCTCGCGGGTGACCTGGGCCTCGGCTCCGACGATGGGCGACCAGTAGCGCGCCGCCCAGTCGTTGGGGGTGGGGATGTTGCGGCCCGCCACGAGCCCCGCGTTGGCCTCGTACCACTGCGGCCGCTCCCAGCCGTTCGCCTCCAGGAAGAACGCGCCGTGCTCCTGCTGCCGGGCGTGGAACGGGCTCGTGCGGATCGGGCGGGGGTCTCCCGACGGCTGGAGCGGGTGAAGGATGTCGTAGACCTCGACGAAGTTCCGGCAGTCGCGGGCCAGGACGTACTCGGGTGCCAGCTGGTGCGGCTCGAAGCGGTTGACGTCGCACTCGTG is from Streptomyces asoensis and encodes:
- a CDS encoding GcvT family protein, with protein sequence MAGPRVVIIGAGVVGAALADEISARGWTEVTVVDQGPLPATGGSSSHAPGLVFQTNSSKTMTELARYTVEKFSSLDVDGKPCFLQVGGLEVATTPERLTELHRRQGWITAWGIESRLLSPEECVAQHPLLDADRILGGLLVPTDGLAKAVLAVEAQIRRATGRGVRFLARHEVLDVRQADGRVTAVLTDQGEIPADVVVCCAGIWGSKIARMVGMNLPLTPLAHQLAWTGPVPALAGQTEEAVRPILRHQDADLYYRDRFDGIGIGYYGHRPMPVRADDILSVDAADGMPSVQEFTEEDFADAWTETRSLLPATREAKVEEGINGLFSFTTDNFPLLGESPDVRGFWVAEAVWVTHSAGVGRAVAEWLVDGHCSSFDLHECDVNRFEPHQLAPEYVLARDCRNFVEVYDILHPLQPSGDPRPIRTSPFHARQQEHGAFFLEANGWERPQWYEANAGLVAGRNIPTPNDWAARYWSPIVGAEAQVTRETVAMYDMTALKRLEVAGPGAADFLERLVTGKVAKSVGSVTYTLLLDQGGGIRSDITVARLARDLFQVGANGNLDLDWFTRHLPADGTVQVRDITPGTCCVGLWGPLARKVLQPLTDEDFSDDGLKYFRAKRAHIGPVPVTAMRLSYVGELGWELYTTADQGQKLWDTLWRAVEPLGGIVAGRGAFNSLRLEKGYRSFGTDMTYEHDPYEAGVGFAVKAGKEDFVGKAALERRGADVRRRLTCLTIDDPRAVVLGREPVLDGDRAVGYVTSAAYGHTIGKGIAYAWLPAPLATPGTTLHIGYFDQRVEAVVAEEPLFDPSMSRLRG